One window of the Acinonyx jubatus isolate Ajub_Pintada_27869175 chromosome A2, VMU_Ajub_asm_v1.0, whole genome shotgun sequence genome contains the following:
- the TRMT1 gene encoding tRNA (guanine(26)-N(2))-dimethyltransferase isoform X1, with amino-acid sequence MPRARIGLWLSLTLRSTRSLCRAGFMEGQPQGPPNPAGVENGTEPCGEERASEAQETTVTEGAAKIAFPSANEVFYNPVQEFNRDLTCAVITEFARIQLGAKGIQIKVPGEKDVQKVVVDLSEQEEEKAELKKGANLAPGDQPRTAAVGEICEEGLRVLEGLAASGLRSIRFAREVPGLQSVVANDASARAVDLMCRNVQLNAVAHLVHPRQADARMLMYQHQRASERFDVIDLDPYGSPAPFLDAAVQAVSEGGEATLTWAQSRARGFWRILTAQAFLAGLLCVTCTDMAVLAGNSGETCYSKYGAMALKSRACHEMALRIVLHSLDLRANCYQRFVVPLLSVSADFYVRVFVRVFTGQAKVKASASKQALVFQCVGCGTFHLQRLGKTSGASGGRVKFSAACGPPISPECEHCGQRHQLGGPLWAEPIHDLDFVGRVLQAVSTNPGRFHTSERIQGVLSVITEELPDVPLYYTLDQLSSTIRCSTPSLLQLRSALLHAGFRVSLSHACKNAVKTDAPSSALWDIMRCWEKECPVKRERLSEASPAFRILSVEPRLQANFAVRDDANPSSRQRGLKRFQANPEANWGPRPRARPGGKAAGEAMEERRRVHQNKRKEPAEDPVQRAARLKTFPCKRFKEGTCQRGDQCCYSHSPPAPEDTAAAASPDHPKTSYQNPPGSGVAAGPGVD; translated from the exons ATGCCCCGTGCGAGAATCGGTCTGTGGCTAAGTCTAACTCTCCGCTCCACGCGCAGTCTCTGTAGAGCCGGGTTTATGGAGGGGCAGCCGCAAGGGCCGCCGAATCCAGCCGGCGTGGAGAACGGCACCGAGCCCTGCGGAGAGGAGCGAGCATCCGAGGCTCAGGAGACGACGGTCACCGAGGGGGCCGCCAAGATAGCCTTCCCCAGCGCCAACGAAGTCTTCTACAACCCGGTGCAAGAGTTCAACCGGGACCTGAC ATGTGCCGTGATCACCGAGTTTGCTCGCATTCAGCTTGGGGCCAAAGGAATCCAGA TCAAGGTGCCAGGTGAGAAGGACGTGCAAAAGGTGGTCGTGGACTTGTCAGAGCAAGAGGAGGAAAAGGCTGAACTGAAAAAGGGTGCAAACCTGGCCCCGGGAGACCAACCTCGAACGGCTGCCGTTGGGGAGATCTGCGAG GAAGGCCTTCGAGTGCTAGAGGGTCTGGCAGCCTCGGGCCTACGTTCCATTCGCTTTGCACGAGAGGTGCCTGGACTCCAGTCTGTAGTTGCCAACGATGCCTCTGCCCGAGCCGTGGATCTCATGTGCCGTAATGTGCAGCTCAACGCTGTGGCCCACCTGGTACATCCCAGGCAGGCCGATGCCAG GATGCTGATGTACCAGCACCAGAGGGCATCGGAGCGGTTTGACGTCATCGACCTGGACCCGTATGGCAGCCCCGCCCCCTTCTTGGATGCAGCCGTGCAGGCTGTGAGCGAAGGAGGTGAGGCCACACTGacctgggcacagagcagggctcgGGGTTTCTGGAGGATCCTCACTGCTCAGGCCTTCCTTGCAGGTCTGCTGTGCGTCACCTGCACCGACATGGCAGTGCTGGCGGGGAACAGTGGGGAGACCTGTTATAGCAAGTACGGGGCCATGGCCCTCAAGAGCCGGGCCTGCCATGAGATG GCCCTGAGGATCGTCCTGCACAGCCTGGACCTCCGAGCCAACTGCTACCAGCGCTTTGTGGTGCCACTGCTCAGCGTCAGCGCTGACTTCTACGTGAGAGTTTTTGTCCGCGTCTTCACCGGCCAGGCCAAAGTCAAGGCCTCAGCCAG cAAGCAGGCACTGGTGTTCCAGTGTGTGGGCTGCGGGACCTTTCACCTCCAGCGCCTTGGCAAAACGTCCGGAGCCTCTGGCGGCCG GGTCAAGTTCTCTGCGGCCTGTGGTCCCCCGATCAGCCCTGAGTGTGAGCACTGTGGGCAGCGACACCAG CTTGGCGGTCCCCTGTGGGCGGAGCCCATCCACGACCTGGACTTCGTGGGGCGCGTGCTGCAGGCTGTGAGCACCAATCCTGGCCGCTTCCACACCTCAGAGCGAATCCAGGGGGTCCTGAGCGTCATCACTGAG GAGCTCCCGGACGTGCCTCTCTACTACACGCTGGACCAGCTGAGCAGCACTATCCGCTGCAGCACGCCCAGCCTCCTGCAGCTGCG GTCAGCCCTCCTCCATGCCGGCTTCCGGGTCTCACTCTCCCACGCCTGTAAGAATGCCGTGAAGACGGATGCCCCCTCCTCAGCCCTCTGGGACATCATGCGCTGCTGG GAAAAGGAGTGTCCGGTGAAGCGGGAAAGGCTGTCAGAGGCCAGCCCTGCGTTCCGTattctcagtgtggagcccag GCTGCAGGCCAACTTCGCCGTCCGGGATGACGCCAACCCCAGCTCCCGCCAGCGAGGACTCAAGCGCTTCCAGGCTAATCCTGAGGCCAACTGGGGCCCCCGGCCCCGTGCCCGGCCAGG GGGCAAGGCCGCAGGTGAAGCTATGGAGGAGAGACGCAGGGTGCACCAGAATAAGAGAAAGGAGCCAGCTGAGGACCCGGTCCAGCGGGCTGCCCGGCTCAAGACCTTTCCCTGTAAAAGATTCAAGGAG GGCACCTGTCAACGCGGGGACCAGTGCTGCTACTCCCACAGCCCCCCAGCACCCGAGGACACCGCTGCAGCCGCCTCCCCTGACCATCCCAAGACCTCTTACCAGAACCCGCCTGGGTCTGGCGTTGCCGCTGGTCCGGGTGTAGACTGA
- the TRMT1 gene encoding tRNA (guanine(26)-N(2))-dimethyltransferase isoform X3 codes for MPRARIGLWLSLTLRSTRSLCRAGFMEGQPQGPPNPAGVENGTEPCGEERASEAQETTVTEGAAKIAFPSANEVFYNPVQEFNRDLTCAVITEFARIQLGAKGIQIKVPGEKDVQKVVVDLSEQEEEKAELKKGANLAPGDQPRTAAVGEICEEGLRVLEGLAASGLRSIRFAREVPGLQSVVANDASARAVDLMCRNVQLNAVAHLVHPRQADARMLMYQHQRASERFDVIDLDPYGSPAPFLDAAVQAVSEGGLLCVTCTDMAVLAGNSGETCYSKYGAMALKSRACHEMALRIVLHSLDLRANCYQRFVVPLLSVSADFYVRVFVRVFTGQAKVKASASKQALVFQCVGCGTFHLQRLGKTSGASGGRVKFSAACGPPISPECEHCGQRHQLGGPLWAEPIHDLDFVGRVLQAVSTNPGRFHTSERIQGVLSVITEELPDVPLYYTLDQLSSTIRCSTPSLLQLRSALLHAGFRVSLSHACKNAVKTDAPSSALWDIMRCWEKECPVKRERLSEASPAFRILSVEPRLQANFAVRDDANPSSRQRGLKRFQANPEANWGPRPRARPGGKAAGEAMEERRRVHQNKRKEPAEDPVQRAARLKTFPCKRFKEGTCQRGDQCCYSHSPPAPEDTAAAASPDHPKTSYQNPPGSGVAAGPGVD; via the exons ATGCCCCGTGCGAGAATCGGTCTGTGGCTAAGTCTAACTCTCCGCTCCACGCGCAGTCTCTGTAGAGCCGGGTTTATGGAGGGGCAGCCGCAAGGGCCGCCGAATCCAGCCGGCGTGGAGAACGGCACCGAGCCCTGCGGAGAGGAGCGAGCATCCGAGGCTCAGGAGACGACGGTCACCGAGGGGGCCGCCAAGATAGCCTTCCCCAGCGCCAACGAAGTCTTCTACAACCCGGTGCAAGAGTTCAACCGGGACCTGAC ATGTGCCGTGATCACCGAGTTTGCTCGCATTCAGCTTGGGGCCAAAGGAATCCAGA TCAAGGTGCCAGGTGAGAAGGACGTGCAAAAGGTGGTCGTGGACTTGTCAGAGCAAGAGGAGGAAAAGGCTGAACTGAAAAAGGGTGCAAACCTGGCCCCGGGAGACCAACCTCGAACGGCTGCCGTTGGGGAGATCTGCGAG GAAGGCCTTCGAGTGCTAGAGGGTCTGGCAGCCTCGGGCCTACGTTCCATTCGCTTTGCACGAGAGGTGCCTGGACTCCAGTCTGTAGTTGCCAACGATGCCTCTGCCCGAGCCGTGGATCTCATGTGCCGTAATGTGCAGCTCAACGCTGTGGCCCACCTGGTACATCCCAGGCAGGCCGATGCCAG GATGCTGATGTACCAGCACCAGAGGGCATCGGAGCGGTTTGACGTCATCGACCTGGACCCGTATGGCAGCCCCGCCCCCTTCTTGGATGCAGCCGTGCAGGCTGTGAGCGAAGGAG GTCTGCTGTGCGTCACCTGCACCGACATGGCAGTGCTGGCGGGGAACAGTGGGGAGACCTGTTATAGCAAGTACGGGGCCATGGCCCTCAAGAGCCGGGCCTGCCATGAGATG GCCCTGAGGATCGTCCTGCACAGCCTGGACCTCCGAGCCAACTGCTACCAGCGCTTTGTGGTGCCACTGCTCAGCGTCAGCGCTGACTTCTACGTGAGAGTTTTTGTCCGCGTCTTCACCGGCCAGGCCAAAGTCAAGGCCTCAGCCAG cAAGCAGGCACTGGTGTTCCAGTGTGTGGGCTGCGGGACCTTTCACCTCCAGCGCCTTGGCAAAACGTCCGGAGCCTCTGGCGGCCG GGTCAAGTTCTCTGCGGCCTGTGGTCCCCCGATCAGCCCTGAGTGTGAGCACTGTGGGCAGCGACACCAG CTTGGCGGTCCCCTGTGGGCGGAGCCCATCCACGACCTGGACTTCGTGGGGCGCGTGCTGCAGGCTGTGAGCACCAATCCTGGCCGCTTCCACACCTCAGAGCGAATCCAGGGGGTCCTGAGCGTCATCACTGAG GAGCTCCCGGACGTGCCTCTCTACTACACGCTGGACCAGCTGAGCAGCACTATCCGCTGCAGCACGCCCAGCCTCCTGCAGCTGCG GTCAGCCCTCCTCCATGCCGGCTTCCGGGTCTCACTCTCCCACGCCTGTAAGAATGCCGTGAAGACGGATGCCCCCTCCTCAGCCCTCTGGGACATCATGCGCTGCTGG GAAAAGGAGTGTCCGGTGAAGCGGGAAAGGCTGTCAGAGGCCAGCCCTGCGTTCCGTattctcagtgtggagcccag GCTGCAGGCCAACTTCGCCGTCCGGGATGACGCCAACCCCAGCTCCCGCCAGCGAGGACTCAAGCGCTTCCAGGCTAATCCTGAGGCCAACTGGGGCCCCCGGCCCCGTGCCCGGCCAGG GGGCAAGGCCGCAGGTGAAGCTATGGAGGAGAGACGCAGGGTGCACCAGAATAAGAGAAAGGAGCCAGCTGAGGACCCGGTCCAGCGGGCTGCCCGGCTCAAGACCTTTCCCTGTAAAAGATTCAAGGAG GGCACCTGTCAACGCGGGGACCAGTGCTGCTACTCCCACAGCCCCCCAGCACCCGAGGACACCGCTGCAGCCGCCTCCCCTGACCATCCCAAGACCTCTTACCAGAACCCGCCTGGGTCTGGCGTTGCCGCTGGTCCGGGTGTAGACTGA
- the TRMT1 gene encoding tRNA (guanine(26)-N(2))-dimethyltransferase isoform X6 yields the protein MPRARIGLWLSLTLRSTRSLCRAGFMEGQPQGPPNPAGVENGTEPCGEERASEAQETTVTEGAAKIAFPSANEVFYNPVQEFNRDLTCAVITEFARIQLGAKGIQIKVPGEKDVQKVVVDLSEQEEEKAELKKGANLAPGDQPRTAAVGEICEEGLRVLEGLAASGLRSIRFAREVPGLQSVVANDASARAVDLMCRNVQLNAVAHLVHPRQADARMLMYQHQRASERFDVIDLDPYGSPAPFLDAAVQAVSEGGEATLTWAQSRARGFWRILTAQAFLAGLLCVTCTDMAVLAGNSGETCYSKYGAMALKSRACHEMALRIVLHSLDLRANCYQRFVVPLLSVSADFYVRVFVRVFTGQAKVKASASKQALVFQCVGCGTFHLQRLGKTSGASGGRVKFSAACGPPISPECEHCGQRHQLGGPLWAEPIHDLDFVGRVLQAVSTNPGRFHTSERIQGVLSVITEELPDVPLYYTLDQLSSTIRCSTPSLLQLRPTCRCLEESVEALSLGEGDSLPITITGITRAA from the exons ATGCCCCGTGCGAGAATCGGTCTGTGGCTAAGTCTAACTCTCCGCTCCACGCGCAGTCTCTGTAGAGCCGGGTTTATGGAGGGGCAGCCGCAAGGGCCGCCGAATCCAGCCGGCGTGGAGAACGGCACCGAGCCCTGCGGAGAGGAGCGAGCATCCGAGGCTCAGGAGACGACGGTCACCGAGGGGGCCGCCAAGATAGCCTTCCCCAGCGCCAACGAAGTCTTCTACAACCCGGTGCAAGAGTTCAACCGGGACCTGAC ATGTGCCGTGATCACCGAGTTTGCTCGCATTCAGCTTGGGGCCAAAGGAATCCAGA TCAAGGTGCCAGGTGAGAAGGACGTGCAAAAGGTGGTCGTGGACTTGTCAGAGCAAGAGGAGGAAAAGGCTGAACTGAAAAAGGGTGCAAACCTGGCCCCGGGAGACCAACCTCGAACGGCTGCCGTTGGGGAGATCTGCGAG GAAGGCCTTCGAGTGCTAGAGGGTCTGGCAGCCTCGGGCCTACGTTCCATTCGCTTTGCACGAGAGGTGCCTGGACTCCAGTCTGTAGTTGCCAACGATGCCTCTGCCCGAGCCGTGGATCTCATGTGCCGTAATGTGCAGCTCAACGCTGTGGCCCACCTGGTACATCCCAGGCAGGCCGATGCCAG GATGCTGATGTACCAGCACCAGAGGGCATCGGAGCGGTTTGACGTCATCGACCTGGACCCGTATGGCAGCCCCGCCCCCTTCTTGGATGCAGCCGTGCAGGCTGTGAGCGAAGGAGGTGAGGCCACACTGacctgggcacagagcagggctcgGGGTTTCTGGAGGATCCTCACTGCTCAGGCCTTCCTTGCAGGTCTGCTGTGCGTCACCTGCACCGACATGGCAGTGCTGGCGGGGAACAGTGGGGAGACCTGTTATAGCAAGTACGGGGCCATGGCCCTCAAGAGCCGGGCCTGCCATGAGATG GCCCTGAGGATCGTCCTGCACAGCCTGGACCTCCGAGCCAACTGCTACCAGCGCTTTGTGGTGCCACTGCTCAGCGTCAGCGCTGACTTCTACGTGAGAGTTTTTGTCCGCGTCTTCACCGGCCAGGCCAAAGTCAAGGCCTCAGCCAG cAAGCAGGCACTGGTGTTCCAGTGTGTGGGCTGCGGGACCTTTCACCTCCAGCGCCTTGGCAAAACGTCCGGAGCCTCTGGCGGCCG GGTCAAGTTCTCTGCGGCCTGTGGTCCCCCGATCAGCCCTGAGTGTGAGCACTGTGGGCAGCGACACCAG CTTGGCGGTCCCCTGTGGGCGGAGCCCATCCACGACCTGGACTTCGTGGGGCGCGTGCTGCAGGCTGTGAGCACCAATCCTGGCCGCTTCCACACCTCAGAGCGAATCCAGGGGGTCCTGAGCGTCATCACTGAG GAGCTCCCGGACGTGCCTCTCTACTACACGCTGGACCAGCTGAGCAGCACTATCCGCTGCAGCACGCCCAGCCTCCTGCAGCTGCG GCCTACGTGCAGGTGCTTAGAAGAGAGCGTGGAGGCCTTGAGCCTTGGGGAGGGAGATAGTCTCCCCATCACGATCACTGGCATTACCCGGGCCGCGTAG
- the TRMT1 gene encoding tRNA (guanine(26)-N(2))-dimethyltransferase isoform X5 codes for MPRARIGLWLSLTLRSTRSLCRAGFMEGQPQGPPNPAGVENGTEPCGEERASEAQETTVTEGAAKIAFPSANEVFYNPVQEFNRDLTCAVITEFARIQLGAKGIQIKVPGEKDVQKVVVDLSEQEEEKAELKKGANLAPGDQPRTAAVGEICEEGLRVLEGLAASGLRSIRFAREVPGLQSVVANDASARAVDLMCRNVQLNAVAHLVHPRQADARMLMYQHQRASERFDVIDLDPYGSPAPFLDAAVQAVSEGGEATLTWAQSRARGFWRILTAQAFLAGLLCVTCTDMAVLAGNSGETCYSKYGAMALKSRACHEMALRIVLHSLDLRANCYQRFVVPLLSVSADFYVRVFVRVFTGQAKVKASASKQALVFQCVGCGTFHLQRLGKTSGASGGRVKFSAACGPPISPECEHCGQRHQLGGPLWAEPIHDLDFVGRVLQAVSTNPGRFHTSERIQGVLSVITEELPDVPLYYTLDQLSSTIRCSTPSLLQLRSALLHAGFRVSLSHACKNAVKTDAPSSALWDIMRCWEKECPVKRERLSEASPAFRILSVEPRHMLIHVRSRIFPLPLPFCPCPGLAPSLPSWTSAAGSALVPPPPPPAPASGPSLSPQQPQYISEDRSQTCPPSV; via the exons ATGCCCCGTGCGAGAATCGGTCTGTGGCTAAGTCTAACTCTCCGCTCCACGCGCAGTCTCTGTAGAGCCGGGTTTATGGAGGGGCAGCCGCAAGGGCCGCCGAATCCAGCCGGCGTGGAGAACGGCACCGAGCCCTGCGGAGAGGAGCGAGCATCCGAGGCTCAGGAGACGACGGTCACCGAGGGGGCCGCCAAGATAGCCTTCCCCAGCGCCAACGAAGTCTTCTACAACCCGGTGCAAGAGTTCAACCGGGACCTGAC ATGTGCCGTGATCACCGAGTTTGCTCGCATTCAGCTTGGGGCCAAAGGAATCCAGA TCAAGGTGCCAGGTGAGAAGGACGTGCAAAAGGTGGTCGTGGACTTGTCAGAGCAAGAGGAGGAAAAGGCTGAACTGAAAAAGGGTGCAAACCTGGCCCCGGGAGACCAACCTCGAACGGCTGCCGTTGGGGAGATCTGCGAG GAAGGCCTTCGAGTGCTAGAGGGTCTGGCAGCCTCGGGCCTACGTTCCATTCGCTTTGCACGAGAGGTGCCTGGACTCCAGTCTGTAGTTGCCAACGATGCCTCTGCCCGAGCCGTGGATCTCATGTGCCGTAATGTGCAGCTCAACGCTGTGGCCCACCTGGTACATCCCAGGCAGGCCGATGCCAG GATGCTGATGTACCAGCACCAGAGGGCATCGGAGCGGTTTGACGTCATCGACCTGGACCCGTATGGCAGCCCCGCCCCCTTCTTGGATGCAGCCGTGCAGGCTGTGAGCGAAGGAGGTGAGGCCACACTGacctgggcacagagcagggctcgGGGTTTCTGGAGGATCCTCACTGCTCAGGCCTTCCTTGCAGGTCTGCTGTGCGTCACCTGCACCGACATGGCAGTGCTGGCGGGGAACAGTGGGGAGACCTGTTATAGCAAGTACGGGGCCATGGCCCTCAAGAGCCGGGCCTGCCATGAGATG GCCCTGAGGATCGTCCTGCACAGCCTGGACCTCCGAGCCAACTGCTACCAGCGCTTTGTGGTGCCACTGCTCAGCGTCAGCGCTGACTTCTACGTGAGAGTTTTTGTCCGCGTCTTCACCGGCCAGGCCAAAGTCAAGGCCTCAGCCAG cAAGCAGGCACTGGTGTTCCAGTGTGTGGGCTGCGGGACCTTTCACCTCCAGCGCCTTGGCAAAACGTCCGGAGCCTCTGGCGGCCG GGTCAAGTTCTCTGCGGCCTGTGGTCCCCCGATCAGCCCTGAGTGTGAGCACTGTGGGCAGCGACACCAG CTTGGCGGTCCCCTGTGGGCGGAGCCCATCCACGACCTGGACTTCGTGGGGCGCGTGCTGCAGGCTGTGAGCACCAATCCTGGCCGCTTCCACACCTCAGAGCGAATCCAGGGGGTCCTGAGCGTCATCACTGAG GAGCTCCCGGACGTGCCTCTCTACTACACGCTGGACCAGCTGAGCAGCACTATCCGCTGCAGCACGCCCAGCCTCCTGCAGCTGCG GTCAGCCCTCCTCCATGCCGGCTTCCGGGTCTCACTCTCCCACGCCTGTAAGAATGCCGTGAAGACGGATGCCCCCTCCTCAGCCCTCTGGGACATCATGCGCTGCTGG GAAAAGGAGTGTCCGGTGAAGCGGGAAAGGCTGTCAGAGGCCAGCCCTGCGTTCCGTattctcagtgtggagcccag ACACATGCTCATTCACGTGAGATCCAGAATCTTCccgcttcccctccccttctgcccctgccctggtctGGCCCCATCACTGCCCAGCTGGACCAGTGCTGCTGGCTCCGccctggtcccccccccccccccccccgcccccgcctccggccccagcctctccccacagCAGCCACAGTACATCAGTGAGGACCGGAGTCAGACCTGTCCACCCTCTGTTTAG
- the TRMT1 gene encoding tRNA (guanine(26)-N(2))-dimethyltransferase isoform X2 produces the protein MEGQPQGPPNPAGVENGTEPCGEERASEAQETTVTEGAAKIAFPSANEVFYNPVQEFNRDLTCAVITEFARIQLGAKGIQIKVPGEKDVQKVVVDLSEQEEEKAELKKGANLAPGDQPRTAAVGEICEEGLRVLEGLAASGLRSIRFAREVPGLQSVVANDASARAVDLMCRNVQLNAVAHLVHPRQADARMLMYQHQRASERFDVIDLDPYGSPAPFLDAAVQAVSEGGEATLTWAQSRARGFWRILTAQAFLAGLLCVTCTDMAVLAGNSGETCYSKYGAMALKSRACHEMALRIVLHSLDLRANCYQRFVVPLLSVSADFYVRVFVRVFTGQAKVKASASKQALVFQCVGCGTFHLQRLGKTSGASGGRVKFSAACGPPISPECEHCGQRHQLGGPLWAEPIHDLDFVGRVLQAVSTNPGRFHTSERIQGVLSVITEELPDVPLYYTLDQLSSTIRCSTPSLLQLRSALLHAGFRVSLSHACKNAVKTDAPSSALWDIMRCWEKECPVKRERLSEASPAFRILSVEPRLQANFAVRDDANPSSRQRGLKRFQANPEANWGPRPRARPGGKAAGEAMEERRRVHQNKRKEPAEDPVQRAARLKTFPCKRFKEGTCQRGDQCCYSHSPPAPEDTAAAASPDHPKTSYQNPPGSGVAAGPGVD, from the exons ATGGAGGGGCAGCCGCAAGGGCCGCCGAATCCAGCCGGCGTGGAGAACGGCACCGAGCCCTGCGGAGAGGAGCGAGCATCCGAGGCTCAGGAGACGACGGTCACCGAGGGGGCCGCCAAGATAGCCTTCCCCAGCGCCAACGAAGTCTTCTACAACCCGGTGCAAGAGTTCAACCGGGACCTGAC ATGTGCCGTGATCACCGAGTTTGCTCGCATTCAGCTTGGGGCCAAAGGAATCCAGA TCAAGGTGCCAGGTGAGAAGGACGTGCAAAAGGTGGTCGTGGACTTGTCAGAGCAAGAGGAGGAAAAGGCTGAACTGAAAAAGGGTGCAAACCTGGCCCCGGGAGACCAACCTCGAACGGCTGCCGTTGGGGAGATCTGCGAG GAAGGCCTTCGAGTGCTAGAGGGTCTGGCAGCCTCGGGCCTACGTTCCATTCGCTTTGCACGAGAGGTGCCTGGACTCCAGTCTGTAGTTGCCAACGATGCCTCTGCCCGAGCCGTGGATCTCATGTGCCGTAATGTGCAGCTCAACGCTGTGGCCCACCTGGTACATCCCAGGCAGGCCGATGCCAG GATGCTGATGTACCAGCACCAGAGGGCATCGGAGCGGTTTGACGTCATCGACCTGGACCCGTATGGCAGCCCCGCCCCCTTCTTGGATGCAGCCGTGCAGGCTGTGAGCGAAGGAGGTGAGGCCACACTGacctgggcacagagcagggctcgGGGTTTCTGGAGGATCCTCACTGCTCAGGCCTTCCTTGCAGGTCTGCTGTGCGTCACCTGCACCGACATGGCAGTGCTGGCGGGGAACAGTGGGGAGACCTGTTATAGCAAGTACGGGGCCATGGCCCTCAAGAGCCGGGCCTGCCATGAGATG GCCCTGAGGATCGTCCTGCACAGCCTGGACCTCCGAGCCAACTGCTACCAGCGCTTTGTGGTGCCACTGCTCAGCGTCAGCGCTGACTTCTACGTGAGAGTTTTTGTCCGCGTCTTCACCGGCCAGGCCAAAGTCAAGGCCTCAGCCAG cAAGCAGGCACTGGTGTTCCAGTGTGTGGGCTGCGGGACCTTTCACCTCCAGCGCCTTGGCAAAACGTCCGGAGCCTCTGGCGGCCG GGTCAAGTTCTCTGCGGCCTGTGGTCCCCCGATCAGCCCTGAGTGTGAGCACTGTGGGCAGCGACACCAG CTTGGCGGTCCCCTGTGGGCGGAGCCCATCCACGACCTGGACTTCGTGGGGCGCGTGCTGCAGGCTGTGAGCACCAATCCTGGCCGCTTCCACACCTCAGAGCGAATCCAGGGGGTCCTGAGCGTCATCACTGAG GAGCTCCCGGACGTGCCTCTCTACTACACGCTGGACCAGCTGAGCAGCACTATCCGCTGCAGCACGCCCAGCCTCCTGCAGCTGCG GTCAGCCCTCCTCCATGCCGGCTTCCGGGTCTCACTCTCCCACGCCTGTAAGAATGCCGTGAAGACGGATGCCCCCTCCTCAGCCCTCTGGGACATCATGCGCTGCTGG GAAAAGGAGTGTCCGGTGAAGCGGGAAAGGCTGTCAGAGGCCAGCCCTGCGTTCCGTattctcagtgtggagcccag GCTGCAGGCCAACTTCGCCGTCCGGGATGACGCCAACCCCAGCTCCCGCCAGCGAGGACTCAAGCGCTTCCAGGCTAATCCTGAGGCCAACTGGGGCCCCCGGCCCCGTGCCCGGCCAGG GGGCAAGGCCGCAGGTGAAGCTATGGAGGAGAGACGCAGGGTGCACCAGAATAAGAGAAAGGAGCCAGCTGAGGACCCGGTCCAGCGGGCTGCCCGGCTCAAGACCTTTCCCTGTAAAAGATTCAAGGAG GGCACCTGTCAACGCGGGGACCAGTGCTGCTACTCCCACAGCCCCCCAGCACCCGAGGACACCGCTGCAGCCGCCTCCCCTGACCATCCCAAGACCTCTTACCAGAACCCGCCTGGGTCTGGCGTTGCCGCTGGTCCGGGTGTAGACTGA